Proteins found in one Methanospirillum hungatei JF-1 genomic segment:
- a CDS encoding winged helix-turn-helix transcriptional regulator, translated as MHQRLILQNLPRPHKKDLIEETYWLCDTLGLSSGRDIDNLSTQIILKILENLSGNDGISSEDLGSLLEISQGRVNHHLRNLSRSGMIYRDRRLIHLRGRSLRDSIREIRRDANRIFDELESVADEIDGIIGISGKSEEKSLVIRMKSGIMVQK; from the coding sequence ATGCATCAGCGGCTTATCCTCCAAAACCTCCCCCGTCCACATAAAAAAGACCTGATTGAAGAGACCTACTGGTTATGCGACACCCTGGGTCTGTCATCCGGTCGGGATATCGATAACCTGTCAACGCAGATTATTCTGAAAATACTGGAGAATTTATCTGGTAATGACGGGATATCCTCAGAGGATCTCGGATCTCTGCTGGAGATATCGCAGGGAAGAGTAAATCATCATTTAAGAAATCTGTCACGTTCAGGGATGATCTACCGGGACCGTCGTCTTATCCATCTGCGGGGTAGGAGCCTTCGTGATTCAATACGGGAGATTCGCCGGGATGCAAACCGGATATTTGACGAACTGGAATCGGTAGCAGATGAAATTGACGGAATTATAGGAATCAGCGGGAAATCTGAAGAGAAGTCGCTTGTAATCAGAATGAAATCCGGAATTATGGTACAAAAATAA
- the groES gene encoding co-chaperone GroES — translation MAITPIGPRVLIKPYKQEEKTKGGIYIPDSAKEKKKQGEVIAVGTFEDGKELPIKPGDIILYGGYSQEEIEFDKEDYVIVEFKNVVAKLN, via the coding sequence ATGGCAATTACACCAATCGGACCACGTGTCCTGATTAAACCTTATAAGCAGGAAGAGAAGACCAAGGGAGGCATTTACATCCCTGACTCTGCCAAGGAAAAGAAGAAACAGGGAGAAGTAATCGCCGTCGGAACATTCGAAGACGGAAAAGAACTCCCCATCAAGCCAGGAGACATTATTCTTTATGGTGGATACAGCCAGGAAGAGATTGAATTTGACAAAGAAGACTATGTTATCGTCGAGTTCAAGAATGTCGTTGCAAAACTGAACTAG
- the groL gene encoding chaperonin GroEL (60 kDa chaperone family; promotes refolding of misfolded polypeptides especially under stressful conditions; forms two stacked rings of heptamers to form a barrel-shaped 14mer; ends can be capped by GroES; misfolded proteins enter the barrel where they are refolded when GroES binds): MSAKQLMFNENARHALLEGVNKVANTVKITLGPKGRNVVLDKAGGPVVTNDGVTIAKEIELKDKFENVGAKLIKEVASKTQDTTGDGTTTATVLAQAMITEGIKNITAGANPIEIKKGILKAVDAAVASIKAKSIEVKDKETINRIAIISANNDEEIGNLISEAMDRVGYNGVITVENSKTLETTLEHVEGMQFDRGYISPYMVTDQERRVVEFEEPYILITDRKISSLKTLIPVLEMIAQSGKPLLIIADDVDGEAQTALILNIIRGAIKVCAVKAPEFGDVRKEVLQDIAILTGGTVISEERNLAIEDVTLDMLGQARTVKVDQDKTTIVGGKGKKSDIDTRKKLIESQLNITEKKYDKTTLQNRLAKLSGGVAVIKAGAATETEVKEKKMRIDDALNATKAAVEEGYVAGGGVTLFRAIKALESMKADPEQMIGVNIVKRALEEPLRQIADNAGREGAEVIAMIKSNASETYGYNAKTDTYEDLLQAGVLDPTKVVRSGLQNAASIAGMLLSTEAVVVDFDEEKDKTSAAIII, encoded by the coding sequence ATGTCAGCAAAACAACTCATGTTCAATGAAAACGCCCGTCATGCACTCCTTGAAGGCGTTAATAAAGTTGCCAATACCGTAAAAATCACCCTGGGACCAAAGGGAAGAAATGTTGTCCTTGACAAGGCAGGTGGCCCGGTCGTCACAAACGACGGAGTAACCATCGCAAAAGAGATCGAACTCAAAGACAAGTTCGAGAATGTTGGTGCAAAACTCATCAAGGAAGTTGCTTCCAAGACCCAGGACACCACCGGAGACGGAACCACCACCGCAACAGTGCTTGCTCAGGCCATGATCACCGAGGGTATCAAGAATATCACCGCCGGTGCAAACCCAATCGAGATCAAGAAGGGTATCCTGAAGGCAGTCGATGCTGCAGTCGCCTCCATTAAGGCAAAGAGTATCGAAGTCAAGGACAAGGAGACTATTAACCGCATCGCAATCATCTCTGCAAACAATGACGAAGAGATCGGAAACCTGATCTCTGAGGCCATGGACAGGGTCGGATACAATGGTGTCATCACCGTTGAGAACTCCAAGACCCTTGAGACCACCCTTGAGCATGTCGAAGGTATGCAGTTTGACCGTGGGTACATATCACCCTACATGGTCACCGATCAGGAACGCCGGGTTGTTGAGTTTGAAGAACCATACATACTCATCACCGACCGGAAGATCTCAAGTCTGAAAACTTTAATCCCGGTTCTTGAGATGATCGCCCAGAGCGGAAAGCCACTGCTCATCATCGCAGACGATGTCGACGGAGAAGCCCAGACTGCCCTCATCCTGAACATCATCCGTGGCGCCATCAAGGTCTGTGCAGTAAAGGCACCTGAATTTGGAGATGTCAGAAAGGAAGTTCTCCAGGACATTGCAATCCTCACCGGCGGAACCGTCATCAGCGAGGAACGCAACCTTGCAATCGAGGATGTCACCCTTGACATGCTTGGACAGGCACGGACCGTCAAGGTTGACCAGGACAAGACCACCATCGTAGGCGGTAAGGGGAAGAAATCAGACATCGACACCCGTAAGAAACTGATAGAGTCCCAGCTTAATATCACCGAGAAGAAATACGACAAGACCACTCTTCAGAACCGTCTTGCAAAACTCTCCGGTGGGGTCGCCGTCATTAAGGCAGGCGCAGCAACCGAGACTGAAGTCAAGGAGAAGAAGATGCGTATCGATGACGCACTCAATGCAACCAAGGCAGCAGTCGAGGAAGGGTATGTCGCCGGTGGTGGAGTAACCCTCTTCCGTGCAATCAAGGCACTTGAATCCATGAAGGCTGACCCTGAACAGATGATCGGTGTCAACATTGTAAAGCGTGCACTTGAAGAACCACTCCGCCAGATTGCAGATAATGCAGGTCGCGAGGGAGCCGAAGTCATCGCTATGATCAAGAGCAATGCAAGCGAGACCTACGGATACAATGCAAAGACTGACACCTATGAAGACCTTCTCCAGGCAGGAGTTCTTGACCCGACAAAGGTTGTCAGATCCGGTCTTCAGAATGCAGCATCTATTGCAGGAATGCTCCTGTCAACTGAAGCAGTTGTTGTCGATTTCGACGAAGAAAAAGATAAGACATCTGCTGCAATCATCATCTAA
- a CDS encoding S8 family peptidase, protein MGCLNESGCFIKPVMMGFIGILLFCGLFIQVSGADSDEVRLIVYAAPNETGGYEPVPPDVPLPENVTYSLRSPLLGFVAVDTDPNETEYVTNELLNLPWVHEIEQDAQRKSGSVTKDDQIINSSPDQWALVRTGVDTVRRSGLNTSVLKVAVISTGVDLSHPDVGPIDQGYDWAGQDSRPEDADGYGTALCGVISLIAGNVSQNSTNSSLVLIPERIGVTGNDMSASRSALAIAHATDAGADIILMGYGGTEPSRAEDRAIAYAKDHGVLLIAPAGDEDSNAMHYPSDHFDVLSVGSVAKTDGLSYFSNYGIYNELVAPGEDIITPCLNTSYCRGTGTGFAAAEVAGVAALIKNGYPGLTSAEIRSLLQSSATDLGRTGRDIYYGYGLLNAPAAMKAAEDLTLQKTLIAFNSGTGSREMRRTLGSGNTTLHELQLVPGWNFVSIPAPLRSQKTCRDLFSKVNTDGHTIWTYKGIGGWIAQNPEISPAPLDGLLVYSDAPVSVPLVLNMNSNSTKPVEKGWNLAGSPFLKEIPARDILSPNESSWVSILPFNVSTQQYDPAIISGAEGRFSDTRNISPFTSFWIFMDTNGTFIRSSEV, encoded by the coding sequence TTGGGTTGCCTGAATGAGAGCGGATGCTTTATAAAACCAGTGATGATGGGGTTCATTGGTATTCTCTTATTCTGTGGGCTCTTCATTCAGGTTTCCGGCGCTGATAGCGATGAAGTGCGTCTTATCGTGTATGCAGCTCCTAATGAGACTGGTGGCTATGAACCTGTTCCACCTGATGTCCCGCTTCCTGAAAATGTTACCTATTCTCTCCGGTCTCCCCTGCTTGGTTTTGTCGCAGTCGATACAGATCCAAATGAGACCGAATATGTCACAAATGAACTGTTAAACCTGCCGTGGGTTCATGAGATTGAGCAGGATGCACAGCGCAAGTCGGGATCTGTCACCAAAGATGACCAGATTATCAATAGTTCTCCTGACCAGTGGGCTCTTGTCAGAACCGGGGTTGATACGGTCAGACGGTCGGGTCTTAATACATCGGTCCTCAAAGTTGCAGTCATTAGTACCGGGGTAGATCTCTCTCATCCGGATGTCGGTCCCATTGACCAGGGCTATGACTGGGCAGGGCAGGACAGCAGACCTGAAGATGCGGATGGGTACGGGACTGCTCTCTGTGGAGTTATCTCCCTGATCGCAGGGAATGTATCACAGAATTCGACCAACTCTTCACTTGTTTTAATCCCTGAACGAATCGGGGTAACCGGAAATGATATGTCCGCATCCCGTTCTGCTCTAGCTATTGCTCATGCAACCGATGCCGGTGCTGATATCATCCTGATGGGATATGGCGGGACTGAACCTTCACGAGCCGAGGATCGGGCCATAGCTTATGCAAAGGACCATGGGGTTCTTCTCATTGCACCGGCTGGTGATGAGGATTCCAACGCCATGCATTATCCTTCTGATCATTTTGATGTACTATCAGTCGGATCCGTTGCGAAAACGGACGGTTTATCATACTTTTCCAATTACGGGATATATAACGAGCTTGTCGCACCAGGTGAGGACATTATCACTCCATGTCTGAACACGTCCTATTGCCGGGGCACAGGAACAGGATTTGCAGCTGCAGAGGTTGCAGGGGTTGCAGCTCTCATAAAGAACGGGTATCCGGGGCTGACGTCTGCAGAAATCCGCTCTCTGCTTCAGTCATCAGCAACTGACCTGGGCAGAACCGGGAGGGATATTTACTATGGATACGGGCTTTTGAATGCTCCGGCTGCGATGAAGGCCGCTGAGGATCTGACGTTGCAAAAGACCCTCATCGCATTTAATTCAGGCACCGGTTCCCGTGAGATGAGACGGACTCTTGGTTCAGGAAATACAACCCTGCATGAGCTGCAGCTGGTACCTGGCTGGAACTTTGTCTCAATCCCTGCCCCGCTCCGATCCCAGAAGACCTGTCGTGATCTCTTCTCAAAGGTCAATACCGATGGTCATACCATATGGACTTACAAAGGAATTGGTGGATGGATTGCTCAAAACCCTGAGATCTCTCCGGCACCTCTGGACGGACTTCTGGTTTACTCTGATGCACCGGTATCTGTGCCCCTTGTTCTTAATATGAACTCAAACAGTACAAAACCTGTGGAAAAGGGATGGAATCTTGCCGGATCACCTTTTCTGAAAGAGATCCCGGCCCGTGACATTCTTTCCCCGAATGAATCATCATGGGTGAGCATTCTTCCCTTTAATGTATCCACGCAGCAGTATGATCCGGCTATTATTAGTGGAGCAGAGGGCAGGTTCTCAGATACCCGGAATATCTCCCCCTTTACCTCGTTCTGGATCTTCATGGATACAAACGGAACGTTTATACGGTCATCAGAGGTATAA
- a CDS encoding S8 family peptidase, with product MSDNSASDILSSDLLQILHKASCPPGQSPDDIIDNMEKNGQIRRNETGTWSVHILLELEKNQTSENILPLLSHPAEDTSYHLVTGWATSENLTLLSGMSGIKSIMPVIPPASSGSFENILDEPASVFVPENSWKKKLSTDLLQLLDDTYLSPGQSRADMMALMEKTGEVRIRDADIEVRISAKTSPSFSPSSFLDYFSSPVADSVYGRIGGWIRADNITRLAMQDGILSLVVQIPPRTSKITTEGDYLLKTREFRNISGLSGEGVKVGVISDGVDGLEDLKALGELPDVEVISDTVGGDEGLAMLQIIHDIAPNATLVFHDRGSSQIEFVRALDQLIIHGCNIICDDITYVEPFFEDGYISQNIIDRVLSYNVLYITAAGNFAKEHYQAPFHGYEDQGYLWQDFQGSTGRDMKFTVPSGLAGHVILQWDDRFGTSANNYDLFLYDDSGREIARSVNIQDGDDDPMEWVRFVNSADRPREFTVKVVQAAAEDALLEIYVLPLSGRSVELDPYTPEDSVFGQQAVKQALVVGAAAPGGKNLTVQEYSSRGPALIRYPVYELRKKPDLVAPDHITVLTGSMQHAVFTGTSAAAPHIAGLAALVMSGSLGMKESEVRKIILNATGTSTDAWDPVYGRGIPVATNLSLPENTSGNILYPVMNGCNFEPRMYDAAEKLLLYPGWNMVSIPYPLTRGNETAQIFNPVQTACHSIWRYNPAGGFWSVVRPNDTLLQMDVVWVYSEQEAGINLHFDTTGTNQTVKQLYPGWNPVGVPGRESITARDLLSPLTDAWTTVLVFDPRTQEFRPSIINGGSGTYSPSRLLYPSEGWWIYMNRPGILFPGC from the coding sequence GTGAGCGACAACTCCGCATCCGATATCCTGTCCAGCGACCTTCTTCAGATCTTACATAAGGCCTCCTGTCCGCCTGGTCAGTCGCCTGATGACATCATAGACAACATGGAGAAGAACGGGCAGATACGGAGAAATGAGACCGGTACCTGGTCAGTTCATATCCTTTTGGAACTTGAGAAGAATCAGACAAGTGAAAATATCCTCCCTTTGCTTTCTCATCCGGCAGAGGACACATCCTATCATCTTGTCACGGGATGGGCAACATCTGAAAACCTGACTCTTCTTTCTGGTATGAGCGGGATTAAAAGTATCATGCCAGTAATTCCTCCGGCCAGTTCAGGGTCATTCGAGAATATACTGGATGAACCAGCATCAGTTTTTGTTCCTGAAAATTCATGGAAGAAAAAACTCTCCACTGACCTTTTGCAGCTTCTTGATGATACCTACCTCTCTCCCGGACAGTCACGGGCAGATATGATGGCGCTCATGGAAAAGACCGGTGAAGTGAGGATTCGGGATGCTGATATTGAGGTCCGTATATCGGCGAAGACTAGCCCTTCCTTTTCACCCTCCTCATTTTTGGATTATTTCTCTTCTCCGGTTGCGGATTCGGTATATGGCCGTATCGGGGGATGGATACGGGCAGATAATATCACCCGTCTGGCCATGCAGGATGGTATACTCTCCCTTGTTGTTCAGATACCCCCCCGGACATCCAAAATAACGACCGAGGGCGATTATCTGCTTAAGACACGGGAATTTCGTAATATTTCAGGATTGTCCGGGGAAGGTGTCAAAGTCGGCGTCATATCAGACGGGGTTGATGGTCTTGAAGATCTGAAGGCTCTTGGAGAACTCCCGGATGTGGAGGTTATATCTGATACTGTTGGCGGTGACGAAGGACTTGCCATGCTGCAGATCATCCATGATATTGCTCCGAATGCAACACTCGTCTTTCATGACCGGGGATCAAGCCAGATAGAATTTGTCCGTGCCCTGGACCAGCTGATTATCCATGGTTGTAACATTATTTGCGATGATATCACCTATGTGGAACCATTTTTCGAGGACGGGTATATCAGTCAGAATATAATCGACCGTGTTCTTTCGTATAATGTTCTCTATATTACTGCAGCTGGTAACTTTGCAAAGGAGCATTACCAGGCTCCATTTCACGGGTACGAGGATCAGGGATATCTGTGGCAGGATTTTCAGGGATCAACCGGACGAGACATGAAATTTACCGTTCCATCAGGTCTTGCCGGGCATGTAATCCTGCAATGGGACGATCGGTTTGGCACATCGGCGAACAATTATGATCTCTTCCTGTATGATGACTCGGGGCGGGAGATTGCAAGAAGTGTAAATATTCAGGATGGAGATGACGATCCCATGGAGTGGGTCAGGTTTGTAAATTCTGCTGACCGACCACGGGAGTTTACCGTGAAGGTTGTCCAGGCAGCTGCAGAGGATGCCCTGCTCGAGATCTATGTCCTTCCCTTATCAGGCAGATCAGTTGAATTAGATCCGTACACTCCTGAAGATTCTGTTTTTGGTCAGCAGGCAGTAAAACAGGCTCTGGTGGTGGGGGCTGCGGCACCTGGCGGGAAAAATCTCACCGTTCAGGAGTATTCTTCCCGGGGGCCGGCACTTATCAGGTACCCTGTCTATGAGCTTCGAAAAAAGCCGGATCTGGTTGCGCCGGATCATATCACGGTTCTGACCGGTTCAATGCAACATGCAGTCTTTACCGGGACCAGTGCAGCCGCCCCTCATATTGCAGGGCTTGCAGCTCTTGTTATGAGTGGGTCTTTGGGTATGAAAGAGAGTGAAGTCAGGAAGATAATTCTGAATGCGACCGGTACATCTACTGATGCTTGGGATCCCGTATATGGGAGGGGGATACCGGTTGCAACAAACCTGTCACTTCCAGAGAACACATCAGGGAATATCTTGTACCCGGTGATGAATGGGTGTAATTTTGAGCCACGGATGTATGATGCAGCAGAAAAACTGCTCCTCTATCCTGGATGGAATATGGTATCAATTCCCTATCCACTTACGAGGGGGAATGAAACCGCACAGATCTTCAACCCGGTTCAGACTGCCTGCCATTCTATCTGGCGCTATAATCCGGCAGGAGGGTTCTGGAGTGTGGTTCGCCCAAATGATACTCTCCTTCAGATGGATGTGGTCTGGGTATATTCTGAACAGGAGGCTGGTATCAACCTGCATTTTGATACAACCGGGACCAACCAGACGGTGAAGCAACTGTATCCGGGGTGGAACCCGGTCGGGGTCCCAGGACGGGAGAGTATCACTGCACGGGATCTGCTCTCCCCGCTTACCGATGCATGGACTACGGTTTTGGTCTTTGATCCCAGGACCCAGGAATTCAGGCCTTCCATTATAAATGGTGGTTCAGGAACCTATTCTCCATCACGGTTATTATATCCGTCAGAAGGTTGGTGGATCTATATGAACCGGCCTGGAATTTTGTTCCCTGGCTGCTGA
- a CDS encoding AIR synthase-related protein, translating into MDVEGYARRNLKRGRASQDIISDLADRIVEIKGTSREYALSFAQAVLVEVTATSDLTSDILTYEKAGVTMGAFGVGSRGTGDFYAHRKIAEIIGKSGATVGVEDMDDAGVVQAGGQFIVCTVDGMHSRLSDFPYLAGFHVTRATLRDCYVMGARPVMLFSDIHVADDGDVAKIFDYTAGVTTVGELTEVPLVSGSTLRIGGDMVIGDRMTGCVGTVGVADHITARRQAAPGDLLLMTEGAGGGTIATTALYYGYHDVVDRTINLTFLRAADAILRSNLLGSIHAMTDVTNGGLRGDVHEMAKTAGLRFIVEEEAVQGLVDPHVYRMLMDLEIDPLGVSIDALLIIAQPDVISKAQALLSDIGVKSSVIGRVEEGRAEPVLLRNGKEEEFNPRFREAAYTPLKKLVEKEQQDFELMKTEVDRAAQAAIAKKMRVMERLKP; encoded by the coding sequence ATGGATGTTGAGGGTTATGCCCGCCGGAATCTGAAGAGAGGCAGGGCGTCCCAGGATATTATATCAGATCTTGCTGACCGTATTGTTGAGATAAAAGGGACCAGCAGGGAATATGCTCTTTCCTTTGCACAGGCGGTCTTGGTAGAAGTGACCGCTACCTCTGATCTTACGAGCGACATTCTCACCTATGAAAAGGCCGGTGTCACTATGGGTGCCTTCGGAGTCGGCTCACGAGGGACCGGCGACTTTTATGCACACCGGAAGATAGCAGAGATCATCGGAAAATCAGGGGCCACCGTGGGAGTCGAAGATATGGATGATGCCGGTGTGGTTCAGGCCGGGGGTCAGTTTATTGTCTGCACCGTTGACGGGATGCATTCACGTCTCTCAGATTTTCCTTACCTTGCCGGTTTTCATGTGACCCGTGCGACCCTTCGTGACTGCTATGTGATGGGAGCACGCCCGGTCATGTTGTTTTCTGACATTCACGTTGCCGATGACGGGGACGTTGCAAAGATCTTTGATTATACCGCCGGGGTGACGACGGTTGGAGAACTGACCGAGGTGCCTCTTGTCAGCGGATCAACTCTCAGGATAGGCGGGGACATGGTCATTGGTGACCGCATGACCGGGTGTGTCGGGACCGTCGGAGTTGCAGACCACATCACCGCACGACGACAGGCGGCCCCAGGGGATCTGCTTCTTATGACCGAGGGTGCCGGAGGGGGGACCATTGCTACAACAGCCCTCTACTACGGGTATCATGACGTGGTAGATCGGACTATCAACCTTACCTTCCTTCGTGCGGCAGATGCCATCCTGAGAAGTAACCTGCTTGGTTCCATCCATGCAATGACCGATGTAACGAACGGAGGACTTCGGGGAGATGTTCACGAGATGGCAAAGACTGCCGGTCTTCGGTTCATTGTAGAAGAGGAAGCAGTTCAGGGACTTGTCGATCCACACGTTTACCGGATGCTGATGGACCTTGAGATCGATCCGCTTGGCGTATCCATCGATGCCCTTCTCATCATCGCCCAGCCTGATGTCATCTCAAAGGCCCAGGCCCTGCTCTCTGATATCGGGGTTAAATCATCAGTCATAGGCCGGGTCGAAGAGGGCCGGGCTGAACCAGTTCTATTGAGAAACGGAAAAGAAGAGGAATTTAACCCACGGTTCAGAGAGGCGGCATATACTCCGCTCAAGAAACTGGTAGAGAAAGAACAACAGGATTTTGAATTGATGAAAACGGAGGTTGACCGGGCTGCACAGGCCGCTATAGCCAAAAAGATGCGGGTGATGGAAAGGCTCAAGCCCTGA